A region from the Chanodichthys erythropterus isolate Z2021 chromosome 5, ASM2448905v1, whole genome shotgun sequence genome encodes:
- the rrp12 gene encoding RRP12-like protein, protein MVKSGKLKSGAAQKIRRWKKGHSSDSNPETCRYRKAARSRYFSRPSEKSDLTVDALKLHNELQSGSLQRSDDLAAEAMEDQALTEKTSGTFLSGLSDCSNLTFRKVQRYWESNSAAHKEICAVLAAVTEVLRSQGGKETETEYFAALMTTLEAVDSSESLAAVAYLLNLVMKRMPAAVLKKKFSDTAKAFMDVMSNHANSDSLSCLRWVLSCLATLLRKQELSVWSYPSTLQVYHGLLVFTVHSKPKVRKAAQQGVCSILRYSDFMFSDNAPSHHPAAVTTAKFCCKELEQSGGSKEDTTTLHVLGLLKDLLSAFPLNSVKSCCETLLRVMTLSHVLVTANAMQAFHKLFISKPSPSSMSAELNAQIITALYDYVPSENDLQPLLAWLAVMEKAHVHLSSLQSSLSLGHLPRLFSVAMSCLLSPHTQVVSAATQTLKTLINECVAARNAEIEPVLTNTSTGNGACILKMFHIVEEGLSYRFHASWPFVLQILGCFYRAAGKQAHPFMIKSLQSLSDLRATPQFPFSGELDLAVGSAVESMGPEVVLNAVPLLITGTDDDLEFPRSWLIPVIRDHVKNTQLAYFTSHFFPLANKLKQTADELEQSGQKLMAKVYQTLQMQIWTMLPGFCTKPTDLLASFKNIARPLGMALNDRPDLRLCICQALRTLINKSCETEEEKSELSRFSKNFLPILFNVYSQQPKPGEMASARMAVLETIRVYLTITDQKMVCTFLHKASERLNNADNSEFTRLAVIDLIVAMAPFVDEPSMTQTFELIKPFVESKDAGIQKKAYRVLEEMCGGERASCKAFVLANLEQLKGMLLDSLTSAASPAKRPRLKCLIHIVKQINEEHHDFITALLPEVILCTKEMSIGARKNAYSLLVEIGNAFLRFCGNTKDAINEFLGHVYIGLTGSVTMITCTVLALTRLVFHYKDSIDVSSLEQLLHNVCLLLGCRTRDIVKASLGFLKVLLFSLDVKVLASHVNVIMEGISNMNDMRRHFRVKLKSIYTKMIRKFGFELVKSMLPADQHKVLVNIRKTEARNKRRKLVTKTEEGDSDTEDETPKVKGESIEDILAETDSADSDEDEKPKKGLKKPMKKGQAWLKEGVSDEPLNFLDPKAAQRVLATNPNLKKATRAEHGFKVTSDGRLIIKEEDDDDDNKTKDAEMDDVLEEAGVKTRKNPKWKMHDDSDDDMNVKPTMKYKAGGIGIHRPLGARPEFGKEYKSKKGKGDVKKEGKCDPYAYVPLKKSQLNRRKKAKLQGQFKGMVRGAKKGALSGTRILKKRKA, encoded by the exons ATGGTGAAGTCTGGAAAACTAAAATCTGGAGCAGCCCAGAAAATAAGGCGGTGGAAGAAAGGGCACAGTAGTGATAGCAATCCAGAGACATGTCGCTATCGAAAAGCCGCGAGGAGCCGATATTTCAGCCGTCCCTCAG aaaaaagTGATCTGACAGTAGATGCCTTGAAACTCCACAATGAGCTTCAGTCAGGATCTTTGCAGAGAAGCGATGATCTGGCAGCAGAAGCCATGGAAGATCAAGCCCTCACAGAGAAAACCTCTGGGACTTTTCTCAGTGGACTGTCAGACTGCTCCAACCTCACTTTTAGAAAAGTGCAGCGCTACTGGGAGTCAAACTCTGCTGCACATAAAGAG ATCTGTGCTGTATTGGCAGCCGTAACTGAAGTGCTTCGCTCTCAAGGAGGAAAGGAGACCGAGACGGAGTACTTTGCAGCCTTG ATGACGACACTTGAGGCTGTAGATAGCAGCGAGTCACTGGCAGCTGTTGCATACCTCCTTAACTTGGTCATGAAAAG GATGCCAGCTGCAGTGCTTAAGAAAAAGTTCTCGGACACAGCCAAAGCCTTCATGGATGTGATGTCAAACCACGCCAATTCTGACTCTTTGTCCTGCCTTCGATGG GTCTTATCCTGTCTGGCGACTTTGCTGCGTAAACAGGAACTGTCAGTGTGGAGTTACCCATCAACTCTACAGGTGTACCATGGCCTGCTGGTCTTCACAGTACACTCTAAACCAAAG GTGCGAAAGGCAGCACAGCAGGGTGTTTGCTCCATCCTTCGCTACAGCGACTTCATGTTCTCAGATAATGCCCCGAGTCACCACCCAGCAGCCGTCACCACAGCCAAATTCTGCTGCAAAGAATTGGAGCAGTCAGGAG GCAGCAAAGAAGACACAACCACTCTCCATGTGCTGGGTCTTCTGAAGGACCTGCTGTCTGCATTCCCCCTGAACTCAGTCAAGTCTTGCTGTGAGACCCTTCTCCGTGTCATGACCCTGAGCCATGTG CTGGTGACCGCAAATGCGATGCAGGCTTTCCACAAGCTCTTCATTAGCAAACCCAGTCCTTCCAGTATGTCTGCAGAGCTCAATGCCCAGATCATCACA GCTTTATATGACTATGTTCCTAGTGAGAATGATCTGCAGCCTTTACTAGCATGGCTTGCTGTAATGGAAAAGGCCCATGTTCATCTCTCCAG TTTACAGAGCTCTCTGAGTCTCGGTCATCTTCCTCGCCTCTTCTCGGTCGCCATGTCGTGTCTTCTATCCCCGCACACGCAAGTCGTCTCTGCTGCAACCCAGACTCTTAAG ACTCTGATAAATGAGTGTGTAGCTGCCCGTAATGCTGAGATTGAACCCGTTCTAACAAACACATCAACTGGAAATGGGGCTTGCATCCTGAAGATGTTTCA TATCGTGGAGGAAGGGTTGTCCTATCGTTTTCATGCCTCTTGGCCGTTTGTGCTGCAGATCCTGGGCTGCTTCTACCGAGCTGCAGGAAAACAGGCCCATCCTTTCATGATAAAG AGTTTGCAGTCTCTCAGTGACCTGCGGGCCACCCCTCAGTTCCCCTTTTCTGGGGAGCTGGATCTGGCTGTGGGCAGTGCGGTGGAGAGCATGGGTCCAGAGGTGGTCCTGAACGCTGTGCCCCTCCTCATCACTGGGACAGA tgaTGACCTTGAGTTCCCGCGCAGCTGGCTGATCCCGGTCATAAGAGATCACGTGAAGAACACTCAGCTGGCTTACTTCACATCACACTTTTTCCCTTTGGCAAACAAACTTAAACAGACAG CTGATGAACTGGAGCAGTCAGGACAGAAGCTGATGGCAAAAGTGTATCAGACTCTACAGATGCAG ATATGGACTATGTTACCTGGATTCTGCACTAAACCCACCGACCTATTGGCATCATTCAAGAACATTGCTCGGCCTCTGGGTATGGCCCTCAATGATCGCCCTGACCTCCGCCTGTGCATCTGTCAGGCCTTGCGGACTCTCATCAACAAGAGCTGTGAGACAG AGGAAGAGAAGTCGGAATTAAGTCGCTTCTCCAAGAACTTCCTTCCCATCCTGTTTAATGTCTATAGTCAGCAGCCTAAACCAGGAGAGATGGCATCTGCTAGGATGGCTGTCCTGGAGACAATCAGAGTTTACCTCACCATCACAGACCAGAAG ATGGTATGCACGTTCCTGCACAAAGCTTCGGAGAGACTCAACAATGCAGACAACTCTGAGTTCACAAG GCTTGCAGTTATCGACCTGATTGTTGCAATGGCTCCGTTTGTGGATGAACCATCTATGACCCAGACATTTGAATTGATTAAACCTTTTGTGGAG AGCAAGGATGCTGGCATCCAGAAAAAAGCCTATAGAGTGCTTGAGGAGATGTGTGGTGGAGAGAGAGCATCTTGTAAGGCTTTTGTTCTGGCGAATCTTGAGCAGCTGAAGGGAATGCTGCTAGACAGCCTGACGTCTGCGGCGTCACCTGCCAAACGG CCTAGACTCAAGTGTCTGATTCACATAGTGAAGCAGATCAACGAAGAACACCATGATTTCATTACTGCTCTGCTTCCCGAG gtCATTCTTTGCACAAAGGAAATGTCTATCGGTGCCCGCAAAAATGCCTACTCTCTTTTGGTTGAGATTGGAAATGCATTTTTGCGGTTTTGTGGGAACACAAAAG ATGCCATAAATGAGTTTTTAGGCCATGTGTACATTGGACTTACTGGCTCTGTAACGATGATCACCTGCACAGTTCTTGCCTTAACCAGGCTAGTGTTCCATTACAAAG ATTCCATAGATGTGTCCTCATTGGAGCAGCTGCTACACAATGTCTGTCTTCTGCTTGGCTGCAGGACACGAGACATTGTCAAGGCCTCTCTTGGCTTCCTAAAAGTTCTCCTGTTTTCTCTAGATGTCAAGGTTTTAGCCAGCCATGTTAATGTTATT ATGGAAGGTATCAGCAATATGAATGATATGCGAAGACACTTTAGGGTGAAACTCAAGAGTATTTATACCAAAATGATTAGGAAATTTGG ATTTGAGCTGGTCAAAAGCATGTTGCCGGCCGATCAACACAAGGTCCTAGTAAATATCCGTAAAACGGAGGCCAGAAATAAGAGACGCAAACTCGTGACCAAGACCGAAGAGGGCGACTCAGACACTGAGGACGAAACACCTAAAGTGAAAGGAGAGAG TATTGAGGACATTCTGGCTGAGACTGATTCTGCTGACTCGGATGAAGACGAGAAGCCCAAGAAGGGGCTAAAGAAGCCAATGAAAAAGGGCCAGGCCTGGTTAAAGGAAGGTGTGTCTGATGAACCACTCAACTTCCTTGATCCAAAAGCAGCGCAGAGAGTTCTGG CCACCAACCCCAACCTAAAGAAGGCTACCAGAGCAGAGCATGGATTCAAGGTGACATCCGATGGTCGGTTGATCATCAAAgaagaggatgatgatgatgataacaaAACTAAAG ACGCTGAAATGGATGATGTACTCGAAGAGGCGGGTGTCAAAACT AGAAAGAATCCAAAATGGAAAATGCATGACGATTCAGATGATGACATGAATGTGAAACCTACGATGAAATATAAAG CTGGTGGCATTGGAATCCACAGGCCTCTGGGTGCACGACCAGAGTTTGGGAAAGAGTATAAATCTAAG AAGGGAAAAGGGGATGTTAAGAAGGAAGGCAAGTGTGACCCATATGCTTACGTTCCTCTGAAGAAGTCCCAGCTCAATCGCAG GAAAAAGGCCAAACTCCAAGGCCAGTTCAAAGGCATGGTCAGAGGGGCCAAGAAAGGAGCGCTCTCTGGAACAAGAATACTGAAGAAGAGGAAAGCCTAA
- the ubtd1a gene encoding ubiquitin domain-containing protein 1a isoform X1: MGSCFGVIHQRSRLSSRNASRYSTKRGGRNEPLKKDRPKWKSDYPMTEGQLRSKRDEFWDTAPAFDGRKEIWDALKAAAVAIECNDHELAQAIVDGASITLPHGSLMECYDELGNRYQLPAYCLAPPVNLISECNDHNVSESTEPQEKKEKEFQLKVRLSTGKDLRLSATMADSIRQLKKQLQVQEDIDTINQRWFFSGKLLTDKTRLQDTKIQKDFVIQVIVCQPIVPN, translated from the exons ATGGGAAGTTGCTTTGGAGTGATACATCAAAGGTCTCGCCTGTCCTCCAGGAACGCATCCAGATACAGCACCAAACGAGGAG GACGCAATGAGCCCCTGAAGAAAGATAGGCCCAAGTGGAAAAGTGACTATCCTATGACAGAGGGCCAGCTGCGCAGTAAAAGAGATGAATTCTGGGACACGGCTCCAGCTTTTGATGGCCGTAAAGAGATCTGGGACGCGCTAAAAGCTGCAGCTGTAGCGATTGAATGTAACGACCATGAACTAGCGCAGGCTATTGTAGATGGAGccagcatcacactgcctcatg GATCCCTTATGGAGTGCTATGATGAACTGGGCAACCGCTATCAGCTCCCTGCATACTGCTTGGCTCCTCCAGTCAACCTGATCTCTGAGTGCAACGATCATAATGTGTCTGAATCCACTGAGCCACAGGAGAAGAAAGAGAAGGAGTTCCAGCTGAAGGTGCGTCTCTCCACCGGAAAAGACCTTCGTCTCAGTGCCACTATGGCCGATTCCATCCGTCAGCTGAAGAAACAGCTTCAAGTTCAGGAAGATATTGATACCATCAATCAGCGCTGGTTTTTCTCTGGAAAGCTCCTCACGGATAAAACACGTTTACAGGACACCAAGATCCAGAAGGACTTTGTAATACAGGTCATTGTTTGTCAGCCCATTGTTCCCAACTAG
- the ubtd1a gene encoding ubiquitin domain-containing protein 1a isoform X2, producing MGVANSRDYQPTVTVVLKRRNEPLKKDRPKWKSDYPMTEGQLRSKRDEFWDTAPAFDGRKEIWDALKAAAVAIECNDHELAQAIVDGASITLPHGSLMECYDELGNRYQLPAYCLAPPVNLISECNDHNVSESTEPQEKKEKEFQLKVRLSTGKDLRLSATMADSIRQLKKQLQVQEDIDTINQRWFFSGKLLTDKTRLQDTKIQKDFVIQVIVCQPIVPN from the exons ATGGGAGTTGCAAACTCGAGAGACTATCAACCAACGGTAACAGTTGTGCTCAAAA GACGCAATGAGCCCCTGAAGAAAGATAGGCCCAAGTGGAAAAGTGACTATCCTATGACAGAGGGCCAGCTGCGCAGTAAAAGAGATGAATTCTGGGACACGGCTCCAGCTTTTGATGGCCGTAAAGAGATCTGGGACGCGCTAAAAGCTGCAGCTGTAGCGATTGAATGTAACGACCATGAACTAGCGCAGGCTATTGTAGATGGAGccagcatcacactgcctcatg GATCCCTTATGGAGTGCTATGATGAACTGGGCAACCGCTATCAGCTCCCTGCATACTGCTTGGCTCCTCCAGTCAACCTGATCTCTGAGTGCAACGATCATAATGTGTCTGAATCCACTGAGCCACAGGAGAAGAAAGAGAAGGAGTTCCAGCTGAAGGTGCGTCTCTCCACCGGAAAAGACCTTCGTCTCAGTGCCACTATGGCCGATTCCATCCGTCAGCTGAAGAAACAGCTTCAAGTTCAGGAAGATATTGATACCATCAATCAGCGCTGGTTTTTCTCTGGAAAGCTCCTCACGGATAAAACACGTTTACAGGACACCAAGATCCAGAAGGACTTTGTAATACAGGTCATTGTTTGTCAGCCCATTGTTCCCAACTAG